A window of the Desulforapulum autotrophicum HRM2 genome harbors these coding sequences:
- a CDS encoding MTH1187 family thiamine-binding protein produces MKVIIDLCVVPLGVGVSVSKYVAACHEIINQAGLKSELHAYGTNIEGEWDQVFGVVKTCHERIHEMGAPRITTTIKAGTRIDRDQTMADKVASVREKV; encoded by the coding sequence ATGAAGGTAATCATCGATCTTTGTGTGGTGCCCCTGGGAGTGGGGGTCTCAGTTTCCAAATATGTTGCCGCCTGCCATGAAATCATCAATCAGGCCGGGCTAAAATCAGAGCTCCATGCCTATGGTACCAACATTGAGGGGGAGTGGGACCAGGTATTCGGTGTGGTAAAAACCTGCCATGAACGAATTCATGAAATGGGCGCGCCCAGGATAACCACCACCATCAAGGCTGGTACCCGGATTGACCGGGATCAGACCATGGCCGACAAGGTGGCCAGCGTACGGGAAAAGGTGTAG
- a CDS encoding inorganic phosphate transporter produces MGLEFYYLIVALLILFAMLDLVVGVTNDAVNFLNSSIGSKAAPFFVIMIIASLGILAGVTFSGGMMEVARKGIFHPQFFTMPELLTIFLAVMITDILLLDLFNTHGLPTSTTVSIVFELLGAAVALSTIKIISSTDTTMVLWDYINTAKAMAIVGGILLSIVIAFFSGAVMQFLSRLLFTFDYQERLKKYGALWGGMAMTAITFFILVKGAKGATFMDAQAVAWIKGHSAVIMAAIFTVSAVAFQVLIVFFKVNILKPIVLVGTFALAMAFAANDLVNFIGVPLAGLNAFQTALAAGNPLTVTMGALAHKVHSQTHIMLAAGTIMVSTLWLSKKARTVTETEIGLGKQDEGTEKFESVWLSRRIVNMFDSVFGTLSNFTPAPIRQMIDRRFVPMQVNQRTSRAEQPSFDLVRASVNLMVASAVVSFATSLKLPLSTTYVTFMVAMGSSFSDRAWGRESAVYRVTGVLTVISGWFMTAFIAFIVAFIFANILYYLKIPGFFLLFASSGFLIWKNHQKHKGQEKDKQEMTIYTLHNVKDFQDSVSQTFDHLAFLLKGIRESFDVAFDALFAEDLYALRHERMRIKYFQDSANIIVANIFKVLRLLTKEDKGVSYNYYQIIRRLQKLTDGLRDTIIRSSMHVSNRHTGLLDEQILELKEIKKVFLNIFLLVEIAFRDKRIADCQGVVEQYYYLKELVDDYNENQIGRIRDDSSKTRLSILFYAISGNCVMMAKQNIKLLEIFNESFKLNQNCS; encoded by the coding sequence ATGGGACTTGAATTTTATTATTTGATTGTGGCCCTGCTGATATTGTTTGCCATGCTTGACCTGGTGGTTGGCGTCACAAATGATGCTGTTAATTTTTTGAATTCATCCATCGGTTCCAAGGCGGCACCGTTTTTTGTGATCATGATCATTGCAAGCCTTGGCATACTTGCCGGGGTTACCTTTTCAGGGGGTATGATGGAGGTGGCAAGAAAGGGAATTTTCCATCCTCAGTTTTTTACCATGCCCGAACTGTTAACGATCTTTCTGGCTGTCATGATCACGGATATCCTGTTGCTCGACCTTTTCAACACCCATGGCCTGCCCACATCGACCACGGTCTCCATCGTGTTTGAACTCCTCGGTGCTGCAGTTGCCCTGTCCACCATAAAAATCATCTCTTCAACCGACACCACCATGGTGTTATGGGATTATATCAACACGGCCAAGGCCATGGCCATTGTGGGTGGCATCCTTTTATCCATTGTGATCGCTTTTTTCTCTGGTGCTGTAATGCAGTTTCTGTCCCGCCTGCTTTTCACCTTTGATTACCAGGAGAGATTAAAGAAATATGGAGCGCTCTGGGGGGGCATGGCCATGACCGCCATCACCTTTTTCATTCTGGTCAAAGGAGCCAAAGGAGCTACTTTCATGGATGCCCAGGCCGTGGCCTGGATAAAGGGGCATTCTGCGGTTATCATGGCAGCCATCTTTACCGTGTCTGCCGTGGCGTTCCAGGTCCTGATCGTTTTTTTCAAGGTCAACATTTTAAAACCCATTGTTCTCGTGGGAACCTTTGCCCTTGCCATGGCATTTGCCGCCAATGACCTGGTCAATTTCATAGGCGTTCCCCTTGCCGGGCTCAACGCCTTTCAGACGGCCCTGGCAGCTGGCAATCCCCTGACCGTCACCATGGGTGCCCTGGCTCACAAGGTCCATTCCCAGACCCATATCATGCTTGCGGCCGGTACGATCATGGTGTCCACCCTGTGGCTGTCCAAAAAGGCCCGAACGGTCACTGAAACAGAGATCGGCCTGGGCAAGCAGGATGAAGGCACGGAAAAATTCGAATCTGTCTGGCTCTCCAGGAGAATCGTAAATATGTTTGATTCCGTGTTTGGCACATTAAGCAACTTCACGCCTGCACCGATCAGGCAAATGATCGATCGTCGCTTTGTTCCAATGCAGGTAAACCAGAGAACCTCAAGGGCAGAACAACCCTCGTTTGATCTGGTTCGCGCTTCAGTCAACCTCATGGTGGCAAGCGCCGTGGTTTCGTTTGCCACATCCTTGAAACTACCCCTGTCCACCACCTATGTGACCTTCATGGTCGCCATGGGAAGCAGCTTTTCAGACCGGGCATGGGGCCGGGAAAGTGCCGTGTACCGGGTGACCGGTGTCCTGACCGTGATCAGCGGATGGTTCATGACAGCCTTCATCGCCTTTATCGTTGCCTTTATCTTTGCCAATATTCTCTACTATCTGAAAATTCCGGGATTTTTCCTTCTTTTTGCCTCTTCTGGTTTCCTGATCTGGAAAAATCACCAGAAGCATAAAGGACAGGAAAAGGACAAGCAGGAGATGACCATCTATACCCTGCACAATGTGAAGGATTTCCAGGATTCGGTTTCCCAGACTTTTGATCACCTGGCATTTCTGCTCAAAGGAATCAGGGAATCCTTTGATGTGGCCTTTGACGCACTCTTTGCCGAAGATCTGTATGCGCTCAGGCATGAACGGATGCGGATCAAGTATTTCCAGGACAGTGCGAATATCATTGTCGCAAATATCTTCAAAGTGCTGCGACTTCTGACCAAAGAAGACAAGGGAGTGTCCTACAATTACTATCAGATCATCCGAAGGCTTCAAAAACTCACGGACGGTCTCAGGGATACGATTATCCGGTCCAGCATGCACGTCAGCAATCGCCACACCGGTTTGCTGGACGAGCAGATCCTGGAACTCAAAGAGATCAAAAAAGTATTTCTCAACATTTTTCTGCTGGTGGAGATCGCGTTTCGGGACAAACGCATTGCAGACTGCCAGGGGGTGGTGGAGCAGTATTATTATCTCAAGGAACTGGTGGATGACTATAACGAAAACCAGATTGGACGAATCCGGGATGATTCTTCAAAAACACGGCTGAGCATCCTTTTTTATGCCATCAGCGGAAATTGTGTCATGATGGCCAAACAGAATATAAAACTGCTGGAAATCTTCAATGAATCCTTTAAACTCAACCAGAACTGCTCATGA
- the dtd gene encoding D-aminoacyl-tRNA deacylase gives MKAVIQRVSRAEVRVDDKITGTIGAGIVVLLGVGQDDTATDAEKLCAKIAGLRIFEDARGRMNLSLMEINGEILVVSQFTLMADCSRGRRPSFVKAAPPDRAEILYDHFVETCRCLGIPTATGRFRTVMEVSLTNSGPVTLMLDSRGKKDKE, from the coding sequence ATGAAGGCAGTGATTCAGCGGGTGAGCCGGGCCGAAGTCCGGGTTGATGATAAAATAACTGGTACCATAGGCGCAGGAATTGTCGTGCTTCTGGGAGTAGGACAAGACGATACCGCAACGGATGCGGAAAAACTGTGCGCCAAGATTGCCGGTCTCAGGATCTTTGAGGATGCCCGGGGAAGGATGAACCTGTCGCTCATGGAGATCAACGGCGAAATCCTTGTGGTCTCCCAGTTCACCCTCATGGCAGACTGCTCCAGGGGAAGACGCCCCTCGTTTGTCAAGGCAGCCCCGCCGGACCGGGCTGAAATCCTTTACGATCACTTTGTCGAAACCTGCCGCTGCCTTGGCATCCCCACGGCAACCGGCCGGTTTCGTACCGTGATGGAGGTGAGCCTCACAAACTCGGGACCCGTGACCTTGATGCTTGATTCAAGGGGAAAAAAAGATAAGGAATAG
- a CDS encoding cation:proton antiporter domain-containing protein: MDILIFGACFAIVAAASKQIGQQLVKTGLPLISGFLFTGIVAGPHVLDIISSQACVNLRFVDEFSLGYIAFAAGGELYLKELKNRVKTIAWMTICLVGTTFLLTSLTTFFLADWIPFMASMPMAARIGVSVLAGAIMVARSPSSAIAVVNELRARGAFTQTVLGVTIIMDVVVIVLFAANTSVADALFSGVDLRFGFVLLLVAEIGASIVMGYLVFQSLVAVMKLPVQKAVKAVFILTTGYLVFWLTFAFRRFVHDALGLDVLLEPLLTCMVAGFLVSNHSRFKNEFSKILLDVGPPIYIAFFTLTGASLSLDVLVSTWPIAVALFFARGIAIFAGSFMGGSFAKNPLKNNLVSGMAFITQAGVGLGLAKAVVVEFPGWGDAFATIMISVIILNQIIGPIAFKAAIKLMNEDRPKAMAEVFEDARDAIIFGTDGQAVALAMSLSAKGWQVKIMAPVTAVEDKNNTIDKNPDIQVVRLGGLTLAELERNNCHRVGAIVAMLTDEENYTICEIAYEHFGTQTIIARLGDRNNFHRFQRLDVLIVDPSTAIVNLLDHFVRSPAAASLFMGMDTDRKIMDVVLRNPDLFGLALRDLRLPFDTVIMSVRRRGVLFIPHDYTRLEAGDLVTLVGSVTSLAEVVLRFDVNRKEALVQMVEKAAATELTQNPVKAEVKEIIARKPSAQKDRFDRVVEQSTVLDIKEPMDQEAFFQAVARAMAPSLNVSAQSLKQMLIKREEQVTTVLAPGLAVPHIIIEGREKFSILLARSRRGIEFVKSQPLVHAAFVLVGSKDQRNFHLRALSAIAQIVMDPRFERKWMRAKTTSGLRKVIMYANRKRGKEDA; this comes from the coding sequence TTGGATATTCTTATCTTCGGGGCATGCTTTGCCATCGTTGCCGCAGCATCAAAACAGATCGGACAGCAACTGGTTAAAACCGGGCTGCCCCTGATCAGTGGATTTTTGTTCACCGGTATTGTGGCAGGTCCCCATGTGCTTGACATTATTTCCAGTCAAGCGTGTGTGAACCTGCGGTTTGTGGATGAGTTCTCCCTGGGATACATTGCCTTTGCTGCAGGCGGCGAGCTCTACCTGAAAGAGCTGAAAAACAGGGTTAAAACCATTGCATGGATGACCATTTGCCTTGTTGGAACTACCTTTCTCCTGACTAGCCTGACCACTTTTTTCCTTGCCGACTGGATCCCATTCATGGCATCCATGCCCATGGCGGCAAGGATCGGAGTCTCGGTTCTTGCCGGTGCCATCATGGTTGCGCGCTCTCCCTCGTCGGCCATTGCCGTTGTCAACGAATTAAGGGCCAGGGGGGCGTTTACCCAGACCGTTCTTGGGGTGACCATTATCATGGATGTGGTGGTCATCGTTCTGTTTGCCGCCAATACTTCTGTTGCAGACGCGCTGTTCTCCGGGGTGGATCTCAGATTCGGCTTTGTCCTTCTTCTGGTTGCGGAAATAGGGGCCTCCATTGTTATGGGATACCTTGTCTTTCAGTCGCTTGTGGCTGTGATGAAACTTCCGGTTCAAAAGGCCGTAAAGGCTGTTTTTATCTTGACCACGGGGTATCTGGTCTTCTGGTTGACCTTTGCGTTTCGCAGGTTTGTCCATGACGCCCTGGGTCTTGACGTGCTCCTTGAACCTTTGCTCACCTGCATGGTGGCGGGATTTCTTGTGTCAAACCATTCACGGTTCAAAAACGAATTTTCAAAAATTCTTTTGGACGTTGGTCCGCCTATTTATATTGCCTTCTTCACCCTGACCGGTGCATCCCTGTCACTGGATGTCCTGGTTTCAACCTGGCCCATTGCCGTGGCGCTTTTTTTTGCACGGGGAATTGCCATTTTTGCCGGTTCGTTCATGGGCGGATCTTTTGCAAAGAATCCGTTGAAGAACAACCTGGTCAGCGGCATGGCCTTCATTACCCAGGCAGGGGTGGGTCTTGGGCTTGCAAAGGCGGTGGTTGTTGAATTTCCCGGCTGGGGCGACGCCTTTGCCACCATCATGATTTCTGTCATCATATTAAATCAGATCATTGGCCCCATTGCCTTTAAAGCCGCCATTAAACTGATGAACGAAGATCGTCCAAAGGCCATGGCAGAGGTGTTTGAGGACGCAAGGGATGCAATAATTTTCGGCACCGACGGCCAGGCCGTTGCCCTGGCCATGTCCCTGTCAGCCAAGGGGTGGCAGGTGAAAATTATGGCCCCTGTAACAGCAGTTGAAGATAAGAACAACACCATTGATAAAAACCCGGATATTCAGGTGGTAAGGCTTGGGGGGTTGACCCTTGCCGAGCTTGAACGAAATAATTGTCATCGGGTGGGAGCCATTGTGGCCATGCTGACAGATGAAGAAAATTATACCATCTGTGAAATCGCCTACGAACATTTCGGCACCCAGACGATCATTGCCAGATTGGGCGACCGGAACAATTTTCATCGTTTTCAGCGCCTGGATGTTTTGATTGTGGATCCGTCAACGGCCATTGTAAATCTTCTGGACCATTTTGTGCGATCTCCTGCCGCGGCATCCCTTTTCATGGGCATGGACACGGATCGGAAAATTATGGACGTTGTCCTTCGCAACCCGGACCTTTTTGGCCTGGCGCTCCGGGATTTGCGCCTGCCATTTGACACCGTTATCATGTCGGTTCGAAGACGTGGGGTATTGTTCATCCCCCACGATTACACACGCCTTGAGGCAGGAGATCTTGTAACCCTGGTCGGGTCTGTAACCTCCCTGGCGGAGGTTGTCCTGCGATTTGATGTCAATCGCAAGGAGGCCCTGGTTCAAATGGTTGAAAAGGCTGCTGCAACTGAGTTGACCCAAAACCCTGTCAAGGCGGAAGTAAAGGAAATCATTGCCCGTAAACCTTCCGCCCAGAAAGACCGGTTTGACCGTGTTGTTGAACAAAGCACGGTTCTGGATATCAAGGAACCCATGGACCAGGAGGCGTTTTTCCAGGCGGTTGCCAGGGCCATGGCCCCTTCGTTAAACGTTTCTGCTCAAAGTTTAAAGCAGATGTTGATCAAAAGGGAAGAACAGGTTACAACAGTTCTGGCGCCAGGCCTTGCCGTTCCCCATATTATCATTGAGGGCCGGGAAAAATTTTCCATCCTGCTTGCCCGGTCCAGACGGGGGATTGAATTCGTAAAATCCCAGCCCCTGGTCCATGCGGCCTTTGTACTTGTGGGATCAAAGGATCAACGAAATTTTCATCTTCGGGCTTTGTCGGCAATCGCCCAGATTGTCATGGATCCCAGGTTTGAAAGAAAATGGATGCGGGCAAAAACCACGAGTGGCTTAAGAAAGGTAATCATGTACGCAAATCGAAAGCGGGGGAAAGAGGACGCATGA
- a CDS encoding 4Fe-4S binding protein, whose protein sequence is MRIKRGTVRAFTAALTLVLFLLFFMNHDPGITKWVGKTLGRIQFFPALTRALSGGISGIIVLSFLVLVSLAFGRIYCAVICPLGIFQDLVRFLARRSGRKRSAMQGRTSNGYPFLWYGVLILTLLVLIPGSLIMVNLFDPLSIFGRFCTLLLVPAGASINNLMVAVTETFRPYLLSPSPSHTLSWPLFMLAYVWLILVTTMAFFHGRLYCNTLCPVGAFFSLFSRKALFRFSIDKTRCNGCAKCQRVCRAACIHPSLGEIDGSRCVACFDCMDVCPEQAIQYLPHAPTSGTATRAALPHRRHFLTLVAAGGLALLLRKPATAIVRQTVATPLPVIPPGALGIDHFSATCTACLACVAVCPERVILPGINNFGLAGIIQPGLDFNRSRCAYTCNACTQVCPSGAIVPLALGVKQRTRIGHVVFEKNQCLVYTHKRDCGACAEVCPTHAVYTIKENNVHHPRLAPDACIGCGACQQVCPVLPKAIHVVALAAHEQSGPPFFQKQTGDLPEKVMGENDAFPF, encoded by the coding sequence ATGAGGATCAAACGCGGAACTGTCCGGGCCTTTACCGCTGCCCTTACCCTGGTCTTGTTTTTGTTGTTCTTCATGAATCATGATCCGGGTATAACAAAATGGGTGGGAAAAACCCTGGGTCGGATTCAATTTTTCCCTGCCCTCACACGGGCCTTGTCCGGCGGCATTTCCGGGATTATCGTGCTTTCGTTCCTTGTCCTTGTCAGTCTTGCCTTTGGCAGGATCTACTGCGCCGTGATCTGCCCCCTTGGCATTTTCCAGGACCTGGTACGCTTTCTTGCCCGCAGGAGCGGCAGAAAACGATCAGCCATGCAGGGCAGAACCAGTAACGGTTATCCCTTTTTATGGTATGGGGTTCTGATCCTGACCCTCCTTGTGCTGATCCCAGGATCGCTTATCATGGTTAACCTGTTTGATCCGTTGTCGATCTTTGGCAGGTTCTGCACCCTTTTACTTGTGCCCGCAGGCGCTTCCATCAACAATCTCATGGTGGCCGTAACCGAAACCTTTCGCCCCTACCTCCTCTCACCGTCCCCGTCCCATACCCTTTCCTGGCCCCTCTTCATGCTGGCCTATGTCTGGCTGATCCTGGTGACTACCATGGCCTTTTTCCACGGCAGACTTTACTGCAATACCCTTTGCCCTGTGGGCGCTTTTTTCAGCCTCTTCTCCAGGAAAGCTTTGTTTCGGTTCTCCATTGACAAAACGCGGTGTAATGGTTGTGCAAAGTGCCAACGGGTCTGCCGGGCGGCCTGCATCCATCCGTCCCTGGGCGAGATTGACGGATCAAGGTGCGTGGCCTGCTTTGACTGCATGGACGTCTGTCCTGAACAGGCAATCCAATACCTGCCCCATGCACCGACCTCTGGAACCGCAACCCGGGCAGCCCTGCCCCACAGACGACATTTCCTGACCCTGGTTGCAGCAGGTGGCCTGGCCCTGTTGTTGCGAAAGCCAGCCACTGCAATCGTCAGACAGACCGTTGCCACCCCATTGCCCGTAATTCCACCTGGCGCCCTGGGCATTGACCATTTTTCGGCCACCTGCACGGCCTGTCTTGCCTGCGTTGCAGTCTGCCCTGAACGGGTGATTCTGCCGGGAATCAACAACTTTGGCCTGGCTGGAATTATTCAGCCAGGCCTTGATTTCAACCGCAGCCGCTGCGCATACACCTGCAACGCCTGCACCCAGGTCTGTCCATCGGGTGCCATTGTCCCCCTCGCCCTTGGTGTAAAACAGCGGACCCGCATCGGTCATGTGGTGTTTGAAAAGAACCAATGCCTGGTCTACACCCACAAACGTGACTGCGGGGCGTGTGCAGAGGTGTGCCCCACCCATGCGGTTTATACGATCAAGGAGAACAACGTCCACCATCCAAGACTTGCCCCGGACGCCTGCATTGGATGCGGCGCCTGCCAGCAGGTATGCCCGGTCTTGCCCAAGGCCATCCATGTGGTGGCCCTGGCGGCCCACGAACAATCGGGTCCCCCGTTTTTTCAAAAACAGACAGGGGATTTGCCAGAAAAGGTCATGGGTGAAAACGACGCGTTTCCGTTTTAA
- a CDS encoding HDOD domain-containing protein produces the protein MMDSGPRLPLESDVKRVLTLDFKEIPTLSPVLARLLEIFSNENASMEALSQVVHTDPGLSARVLGLVNSAMYGLTHPVTNLSEAVVYLGVDGVKRLALGITVFEKIVKSGRQKQFDRLFFWRHCLSVATLAMAIAEQTQSVNPGEAYACGLLHDFGKIFFDLQGCVNYGDFIATLAKSTNPMITDERELMGMGHDDLGAYCASQWNLPRTLLLTIKYHHQRYAHLDLSREESQLIAIVSLANFLSWTQGMGSVDIVRPPLLQPEVEENIDLDGIDVIKVIGRMDREMRNISKFYNFVFPSPSQLRANLLLANLKLCSINTRYYYQDHGHSNTAENTVDMSQIRQSLTAPHKSLDPREIIKGTLEAIYKDFKFNRLYVMCVVKRTRCLKVVESLDTSGTKMNLRSIEIPLHRGAGGFIHCLRSQEPVIIRGRTMDERRTLEQFKIDEMVIVPFYSHNRVLGILGMDNIVSKKPILPDVFSAIAIVANELGMAMENAGAYKDAKKASLRDGLTGLLNRIAIDGLLEKAFRGAVEGKNDLSLVMIDVDFFKKFNDNFGHQSGDSILKLIANTLKKLSRPFDHVGRYGGEEFIVVLTNTGLSQAIVYAERIRREIEHLGVLLVNRFPGLALTVSAGVSGYEKNVKNREVLIAKADKALYQAKETGRNKVVVG, from the coding sequence ATGATGGATAGCGGACCCAGACTGCCCCTTGAATCAGATGTTAAACGGGTGTTAACCCTTGATTTTAAAGAAATTCCTACTCTTTCACCTGTGCTGGCCAGGCTGTTGGAAATTTTCAGCAACGAGAATGCCTCCATGGAAGCGCTCTCCCAGGTTGTCCATACGGATCCGGGTCTCTCAGCCCGGGTTCTTGGCCTTGTCAATTCTGCCATGTATGGTTTGACACACCCGGTAACCAATCTTTCTGAAGCCGTTGTTTACCTTGGGGTTGATGGGGTGAAACGGCTTGCCCTGGGCATCACTGTTTTTGAAAAAATAGTTAAATCCGGACGACAAAAACAGTTTGACCGGCTCTTTTTCTGGCGGCACTGTCTTAGCGTGGCCACCCTGGCCATGGCTATTGCCGAGCAAACCCAGTCGGTTAATCCGGGAGAGGCCTATGCCTGTGGGCTTTTGCACGATTTCGGAAAGATTTTTTTCGATCTCCAGGGGTGCGTCAATTATGGAGACTTCATCGCTACGCTGGCAAAATCCACCAACCCCATGATCACGGATGAGAGGGAACTCATGGGTATGGGACATGACGATCTGGGTGCCTATTGCGCGTCCCAATGGAATCTGCCTCGAACCCTGTTACTGACAATAAAATATCACCATCAACGGTATGCACACCTGGACCTTTCCCGGGAAGAATCCCAGCTGATCGCCATTGTTTCCCTTGCCAATTTTCTGTCCTGGACCCAGGGTATGGGGTCTGTGGATATTGTCCGACCGCCCCTGCTTCAGCCTGAAGTTGAAGAAAACATCGATCTTGATGGGATTGATGTGATAAAAGTCATAGGTCGCATGGACAGGGAAATGAGAAATATATCAAAATTCTACAATTTTGTTTTTCCTTCTCCAAGCCAGTTACGGGCAAATCTGCTCCTTGCAAATCTCAAGCTTTGCAGCATCAATACACGGTACTATTATCAGGATCATGGGCATTCCAACACAGCTGAAAACACAGTTGATATGTCACAAATTAGACAGAGCCTCACTGCCCCCCACAAGAGCCTTGACCCCCGGGAAATCATCAAGGGAACACTAGAGGCCATTTACAAGGATTTCAAGTTCAACCGGCTTTATGTGATGTGTGTTGTTAAACGCACCAGATGCCTCAAGGTGGTTGAGTCTCTGGACACATCCGGTACGAAAATGAACCTTAGATCAATTGAAATCCCCCTTCACAGGGGCGCAGGCGGATTTATTCACTGCCTGAGAAGTCAGGAACCTGTGATTATCCGGGGCAGGACAATGGATGAAAGAAGGACCCTTGAACAATTTAAAATAGATGAAATGGTTATCGTTCCTTTTTACAGTCACAACAGGGTGCTCGGGATCCTTGGCATGGACAATATTGTTTCAAAAAAACCCATCCTCCCGGATGTGTTTTCCGCAATTGCCATTGTTGCCAATGAGCTTGGCATGGCCATGGAAAATGCAGGGGCCTATAAAGACGCAAAAAAGGCATCACTCAGGGATGGTCTTACCGGTCTTTTGAACCGAATTGCCATTGATGGGCTTTTGGAAAAAGCCTTCCGGGGGGCTGTGGAAGGGAAAAACGACCTTTCCCTGGTGATGATCGATGTGGATTTTTTTAAAAAATTCAACGATAATTTCGGGCACCAGTCAGGTGATTCCATCCTTAAACTGATCGCCAACACATTAAAAAAACTTTCCAGACCCTTTGACCATGTGGGTCGGTACGGCGGTGAGGAATTTATCGTCGTCCTCACCAATACCGGATTATCACAGGCCATTGTCTATGCTGAAAGAATCCGCAGGGAAATAGAGCACCTGGGAGTACTCCTGGTCAATCGGTTTCCAGGTCTTGCCCTTACTGTGAGTGCTGGTGTCAGCGGGTATGAAAAAAATGTTAAAAACCGGGAGGTCCTCATTGCAAAGGCAGACAAGGCATTGTACCAGGCTAAGGAGACCGGGAGAAACAAGGTCGTTGTCGGATAG